The genomic interval TTTTGAAAAGTGGCATTGCAGATTGTGTTGAAAATTCTTAGTTCTTTTGTTGTTGTCATTAAAAATTCGGCTATTTTTGTAAAATTTTCAATTCTTTTTGTAGTTTGAGACACAAGGGCGACTTTGTTTGAAATTTTCAAATTTTTAAGTTCACTCACATCTAGAACTACAAAAACTTTACCTTTTGCATAGGACTTCACACCTTTTACCTCAGGATGATTTTTATCTCCGAATATTACGATGTCGTATCCTTCCGAACTCATTTTTTCTACAATTTGTTGAGGTTTTTTTACAAATGGGCAAGTTGCGTCAATCAACTCTTTGTTTTTGGATTTTAAAACGTCCAAATCGTCTTTTGTAATGCCGTGCGTGCGAATTATAAGTCTTTTTTCATCTGTTATTTCGCTAATATCATTAAGAGTTTTTACGCCGAATTTTTTGTGAAGTCTGTCGATTTCCTCGTTATTATGAATAAGTTCGCCGATTGTTGCGCTATTTTCGGTATTTTCAGCTATTTTGATAGCTCTTTTCACACCGAAGCAGAAGCCGTATTTTTTGGCTAACTCAATCTTCAATATTTGCTCCGATTTGTTTTAAAATTTTTCCGAAATTCGGAAAAGATGTTGCTATACATTCGCTATTTTCAATAATCATACCGCATTTTAAACCTAAAATGGCAAAACTCATAGCAATTCTATGATCGCCGTATGGCGTAATTATAGCAGGTTCCGCTTCACCGCCAGTGATTTTAAACCCGTCTTCAAGCTCGGTTACATTGATACCGCAGCATTTTAATCCTTCACAAATTACCTTTATACGGTCGCTTTCTTTCACTCTAAGTTCTTTTGCGTTTCTTAAAACACTTGTGCCTTTAGCGCACGCAAAAGCTATGGCAAGAGCCGGCGCTTCATCAATCAGCCACGAAATATTTTCGCTTACTTCAACGGCTTTTAAAGGCGCGTAAGAAATTTCAATATCTCCGATTTGTTCGTAAATTTCGCTTTTTGGAGTGAATTTTATATTTGCTCCCATTTTTCTTAAAACTTCGTAAGCTTCAATTCTTGTTTTATTTAAAAGCATATTTTTTAAAATAATTTTGGAACCAGGAATTATAGTAGCCGCAACTGCGTAATAAAACGCCGAACTTGGATCGTTAGGAATAAAAATTTCAAGCGGATCAAGCGGCTTTGTAAGCGGTTTTACTTTTAGATTCAGTCCCGAAATTTCAATATCGGCCCCCATTTTTTTAAGCATTTTTTCGCTGTGATCTCTGCTAAGTTCAGGTTCGGAATATTCGCAACCTTGAGAATTTAAAGCCGCCAGAATAAGAGCTGTTTTAACCTGAGCCGACGCTATTTTGCTTTTAAATTTGAAAAAATCAAGCTTTCCGCCTTGTATGCAAAGCGGCGCTTTATCACCATCCAGGCGTCCGTAAATTTTTGCTCCTACTTTACAAAGCGGCTCACCTACACGTTTCATAGGGCGCTCATTTAAATATTCATCGCCGCTTAACACAAAAAATCCTTCAACACTGGCTAAAAGTCCCATAAAAAGGCGCATCGAAGTGCCTGAATTGCCGCACTCTAAAATGCAGTCGGGCTCAACAATTTTTTTAGGCGCGTCTATAAAAACTATTCCTTCTTTTATTTCTATATCTGCTCCGAGTTTTCGCGCTATTTCAAGTGAGTGTTCGGTATCTTCGGCAAATAAAAAATTTTCAATTTTATTTGTGCCGCTGCTTAAAAGCGAAAAAATAACTGCACGATGAGAGATTGATTTATCCGCTGCGATATTTGAAATCGTAGCCTTTAAAGGTTTGCTCTGAGCGAAAATTTTCATCTTAAATTTAATCCTAAATTATTTAGTGCTTTTAAAATTTGAGTTATTTTTGCTTCAATTTGCTCGTCTTCTAGCGTTTTTTCCAAATTTTGAAATATAAATTTTATAGTCAGACTGTAAGAATCTTTTAAATTTTCATCTTTATAAATATCAACCGGTAAAAATTCTTTTAAATCTGAAATTTGTAAATTATTTAACGCGTTTTTAATGACTTCAAATCTCATATTATTTGGCACTACAACACTTAAATCTCGACTTATGCTTGGAAATTTCGAATAATTTTTTGCATTTATTTCATTAAATTTTAAAGCTTTAAAATCCATTTCGCAAACATAAGTTTTAGCCAAATCTCTTTCATTTTCAAACTTAAATCTACCGATAATTCCTACTTTTACGCCATTTTGCCAAATTTCAGCCTGCTCAAAATCATTTAAGAATTTTATGTTTTTATCAGGCAAGACGCATGAAAATTTTCCAATAATATTTTGAATAAGCGATGCGAAATATAAAAAATCCACATTTTCAGGTTTTGCTGAGTTCAGTAAGCTAGGTTCATTTTTTAATCCGCTTGCAATAAAACCGAAACAATCTTTTTCCACACCTTTTTCATCAAAAATTTTACCGAATTCAAATAGTTTTATTGATTTTTTTGAATTTCTAAGATTTAAGTTTGATGAGTTTAATAAATGATTTATCAAAGTAGGGCGCAAAACGCTAAGTTCCGCATTTATAGGATTTAAAATTTTAACTTCACACGGCACAAATCCTAAATTTTTTAATTCTTCTTCATTGTCAAAAATATAATGTACGCATTCAAAAAAGCCTATGTTGGCAGATTTGTAGCGAATTTTCTTTGCATTTTCGTAATCAAAAAAAGTCTCGTTAAATCTGCAATTTTCAGCAAATACCAGCGGTTTTGAAGCGATATTGTCAATTCCAATAATTCTTACGATTTCTTCACAAATATCGTGAGAATTGCTTATATCGTGGCGAAATGTAGGAATTGTCGCTGTAATTAACTCATTATCCATATTTACATCTATTCCAAGAGATTTTAAAATTTTTAAAATTTGATTTTTTTCGATTTTAGTGCCGATCATTTCATCAATTTCAGCATTTGTAAAACTTACAATTTTCGGCTCTTTTGTATTTAAAATTTGTTGTGCGCCTGCAAATAATGCGAATTCGTCTTTATTTTTCAAAAAAGAAAATAGCAGATTTAGCCCTAAAATCAGATTCGGTTCGCTTCCTCTTGTTGAGCGATAAGTATGCTCGTCGCCTTTTAGTTTGCGGTTTTCGCCAAGAGCTTCGGCTATTATTTGCGGATTTGTATAGTTTGCTTCCACGATACAAATTTTACTGTCTTTGTTCGCCTTAAAATCGCTATTTTGATTGATTCCTGCTATGCCTAAAAGTTTATCGTCGCAAAAAACAGCCAATTCACCGTTTTCCTGTTTTTTTATATCTATTGAAATTTTGTCTTTATTTGTAATTTTATTAAAATCGTAAGCGCGAAGTAAAACACCGGTGCTGTGTGTTGTATAATTTAACAAATTTACAAGTGTGTCATTTGATAGAATTTCGGCAAAAGCCAAGCGAAGTTTGTGAGTAAGCGTAATATCAAATCTGTTTTTTATCTCAAATGCTCTGTATATAAAGCTTGCATCTATTTTTTCATCAGCGTGAACTGATAAAATTCTGCCGATTCCAAGAAGTTTTTCGGCTTCTTCAGTGAAATTTTTATTTTTTAATGGTATATTTAAAGCCGCGCTCAAATCTCTTGCTATGCCGTAAATACTAAGACAATCGCCTCTATTTGGTGTCAAATCAATATCAATCAGTTCATCGTTAAAAGCCAAATATTCGTTTAAATTTCGTCCAAGAACAAGTTCGCCGATACTGTCATCAAGTACCATTATTCCGTCATTTAATTTCGGAAAACCTAGTTCGCTTGATGAGCAGATCATACCATTACTTTCTACGCCGCGAAGTTTTGCAGGTTTTATAGTAAGTCCATTAGGCAAAACGGCTCCTATCAAGCTGACCGCTACAAATTGACCTGATTCGACATTTTTTGCACCGCATACTATTTGAAGGCTTTGTGAACCTGTATCAACTTCGCAGACGCTTAAATGATCACTGTTTTCATGAGCTTTTTTGCTTTTTACATAACCGATTACAACTTTATCGGCGACGGAAAATTTTTTATAACTGTCAACTTCAAGACCGATTGAATTTAGCGCTTTTAAAATTTTATCTGTAGAAATTTCTGTTATATCTATCCATTCGTTTAACCAATTTCTTGTTATTATCATTTAAATTGCTCCAATAATCTGATGTCTCCTTCAAAAAGCGAGCGCAAATCAGGCACACTGTGAAGCAGCATTGCAAATCTTTCAACTCCTAATCCGAATGCGTAGCCGCTTACGTTTTTCCAACCTACCGATTTATATACATTAGGATGAACTACACCGCTTCCTAAAACTTCAAGCCAGCCTGTATGTGAACATACCCTGCAACCTTTTCCGCCGCAAAAAATACAGCTTATATCGACTTCCGCGCTTGGTTCGGTGAACGGAAAAAAACTTGGGCGAAATCTAACTTTGACATCGCCGAACATATAATGCAGAAAATCTTCCAATATATATTTAAGGTTCGCAAAACTGACTTTGCTTCCTTCTTCCACAACAAGACCTTCTACTTGATGAAACATAGGAGTATGCGTTAAATCCATATCTCTACGAAATACAGCCCCGGGAGAAATCATTCTAATCGGCGGTTTTTTCATTTTTTGCATTGTGCGTATTTGGACCGGGCTTGTTTGTGTGCGGATAAGCATATTTGGAATATTTAAATAAAATGTATCCTGCATATCGCGCGCAGGATGGTATTTCGGCAAGTTTAGCGCCTCAAAATTATGAAAATCGTCTTCTATTAAAGGTCCTGATTCGACGCTAAAATTTTGAGATACGAAATACTCTACGATTTTATCCATAGTAGCCATTACAGGGTGAATTGCGCCCGAGTTAATCGGCTCATCGAAAAGTGTTACATCAATCGCTTCTTTTTTTAAAAATTCATTTTGTTTTTTTGCTTCAAGTTCCGATCTTTTTTCACTTATAAGGTTATTATAAAGCTCCTTTTTTTCGTTTGCTTTTTTGGCAAATTCTTTTTTTTCATTATTAGGTAAACTTTTAAGTTTGCTAAAGAGTTCGGTAATTTCACCGTTTTTGCCAAAGAGTGAAAGACGAATCGCTTCAAGTTCAGCTAAATTTTGCGAGTTTTTTATTTCCTGCTCTAAATCTTTCAAAATTTCGTCCTTAAAAAATAATTTTTGAGTAGGATTGTATTGAAAATTTATTAAAACTCTCATTAAACTAAAAATTTAATAATTTTTAGTTATAATTTTGCCAAAAAATTTTAAGGAGAAAAACGATGAATGTTTTTGAAAAAATAATTAACGGTGAAATTCCTTGCAATAAAGTGCTTGAAA from Campylobacter hominis ATCC BAA-381 carries:
- the pheT gene encoding phenylalanine--tRNA ligase subunit beta, which translates into the protein MIITRNWLNEWIDITEISTDKILKALNSIGLEVDSYKKFSVADKVVIGYVKSKKAHENSDHLSVCEVDTGSQSLQIVCGAKNVESGQFVAVSLIGAVLPNGLTIKPAKLRGVESNGMICSSSELGFPKLNDGIMVLDDSIGELVLGRNLNEYLAFNDELIDIDLTPNRGDCLSIYGIARDLSAALNIPLKNKNFTEEAEKLLGIGRILSVHADEKIDASFIYRAFEIKNRFDITLTHKLRLAFAEILSNDTLVNLLNYTTHSTGVLLRAYDFNKITNKDKISIDIKKQENGELAVFCDDKLLGIAGINQNSDFKANKDSKICIVEANYTNPQIIAEALGENRKLKGDEHTYRSTRGSEPNLILGLNLLFSFLKNKDEFALFAGAQQILNTKEPKIVSFTNAEIDEMIGTKIEKNQILKILKSLGIDVNMDNELITATIPTFRHDISNSHDICEEIVRIIGIDNIASKPLVFAENCRFNETFFDYENAKKIRYKSANIGFFECVHYIFDNEEELKNLGFVPCEVKILNPINAELSVLRPTLINHLLNSSNLNLRNSKKSIKLFEFGKIFDEKGVEKDCFGFIASGLKNEPSLLNSAKPENVDFLYFASLIQNIIGKFSCVLPDKNIKFLNDFEQAEIWQNGVKVGIIGRFKFENERDLAKTYVCEMDFKALKFNEINAKNYSKFPSISRDLSVVVPNNMRFEVIKNALNNLQISDLKEFLPVDIYKDENLKDSYSLTIKFIFQNLEKTLEDEQIEAKITQILKALNNLGLNLR
- the aroA gene encoding 3-phosphoshikimate 1-carboxyvinyltransferase, which translates into the protein MKIFAQSKPLKATISNIAADKSISHRAVIFSLLSSGTNKIENFLFAEDTEHSLEIARKLGADIEIKEGIVFIDAPKKIVEPDCILECGNSGTSMRLFMGLLASVEGFFVLSGDEYLNERPMKRVGEPLCKVGAKIYGRLDGDKAPLCIQGGKLDFFKFKSKIASAQVKTALILAALNSQGCEYSEPELSRDHSEKMLKKMGADIEISGLNLKVKPLTKPLDPLEIFIPNDPSSAFYYAVAATIIPGSKIILKNMLLNKTRIEAYEVLRKMGANIKFTPKSEIYEQIGDIEISYAPLKAVEVSENISWLIDEAPALAIAFACAKGTSVLRNAKELRVKESDRIKVICEGLKCCGINVTELEDGFKITGGEAEPAIITPYGDHRIAMSFAILGLKCGMIIENSECIATSFPNFGKILKQIGANIED
- the pheS gene encoding phenylalanine--tRNA ligase subunit alpha, with product MKDLEQEIKNSQNLAELEAIRLSLFGKNGEITELFSKLKSLPNNEKKEFAKKANEKKELYNNLISEKRSELEAKKQNEFLKKEAIDVTLFDEPINSGAIHPVMATMDKIVEYFVSQNFSVESGPLIEDDFHNFEALNLPKYHPARDMQDTFYLNIPNMLIRTQTSPVQIRTMQKMKKPPIRMISPGAVFRRDMDLTHTPMFHQVEGLVVEEGSKVSFANLKYILEDFLHYMFGDVKVRFRPSFFPFTEPSAEVDISCIFCGGKGCRVCSHTGWLEVLGSGVVHPNVYKSVGWKNVSGYAFGLGVERFAMLLHSVPDLRSLFEGDIRLLEQFK
- a CDS encoding 4-hydroxy-3-methylbut-2-enyl diphosphate reductase; its protein translation is MKIELAKKYGFCFGVKRAIKIAENTENSATIGELIHNNEEIDRLHKKFGVKTLNDISEITDEKRLIIRTHGITKDDLDVLKSKNKELIDATCPFVKKPQQIVEKMSSEGYDIVIFGDKNHPEVKGVKSYAKGKVFVVLDVSELKNLKISNKVALVSQTTKRIENFTKIAEFLMTTTKELRIFNTICNATFQNQEAAAKLAKKADVMIIIGGKNSSNTKQLLLISQNFCKNSYLIENENELKKEWFLNKEICGITAGASTPEWIIKKVVKKINTMC